GCACGTCGGCGGGCGCGGAGGCGCCGAAGCCGGTCATGCCGACAAACTCGCCGTCCTCTCCGAGCCACTTCGCCCAGTCGCCTTCGACTGCGGCTTCGACGCCGACGCGCGGCGCCTCGCCCAGAACCTTTGCGCGATAGTCGCTCGGCTGCTGGCGGAACAGGTCGAAGCACGGCGCCGAGACGACCGCGGCCTTGATCCCTGCTTCCGCCAGCAGCTTTGCGGCTTCGAGCGCGATCGACACCTCCGAACCCGTCGCAATCAGGGTGACGTCACGCGCGAAGTCGGGCTCGACGAGAACGTAGGCGCCGAGCGCGACCTGGTTGTCTTTGGTGCCGTCGCGAACCGTCGGCAACGCTTGCCGCGACAGGCAGAGGATCGATGGCGAGGTTTCGGCTTTCAGCGCGCAGTCCCAGGCTTCCGCCGTTTCGACCGCATCGGCCGGACGAAACACCAGCACGTTCGGGATGGCGCGCAGCGCAGCCAGATGTTCCACCGGCTGATGCGTCGGCCCGTCCTCGCCGAGCCCGATCGAGTCATGGGTCATCACGTGGATGACGCGGATCCCCATCAGCGCCGCAAGGCGGATCGCCGGCCGGCTGTAATCGGCGAAGGAAAGGAACGTGCCGCCATAGGGAATGAAGCCGCCATGCAGCGCGATCCCGTTCATCGCGGCGGCCATGCCGTGCTCGCGGATGCCATAATGAATGTAGCTGCCGTCGAGCGTTTCCGGCCGAACCGGCACTTGGGTCTTCGCCAGGGTCAGGTTGGAGTGCGTGAGATCCGCCGAACCGCCAAGCAGGTTCGGCAAGGCTTGCGCGATGACGTCGATCACCTGCTGCGACGCCTGTCTTGTCGCGAGCTTCGGCCGCTCAGACGCGAAGCGCGCCGTCAGCGTCGCCATCGCCTCGGTATAGGCGCAGGGCAATTTCCGGTTCAACGCATCATGGAACGGGGAACGCTCGCCGTTGCAGGCACTCCGCGACCGCTCGATCCAGGCGCGGCGGGCATCGCGGCCGCGCGCGCCGATCGCGCGCCATTCGGTCAGCGCAGCATCCGGCACGTCGAACGCCGGATACGGCCAGCCGAGCGCCGCACGGGTCTTGCCCACCTCCTCGGCGCCGAGCGGCGCGCCGTGGACCTTCTCGCTGCCCTGCCGGTTCGGCGCGCCGAACCCGATGACCGTGCGGCAGGCGATCAGCGACG
The DNA window shown above is from Bradyrhizobium sp. ISRA464 and carries:
- the tkt gene encoding transketolase, with translation MTALASVASRPGVSHAEMANAIRFLAIDAVEQAKSGHPGMPMGMADVATVLFSDFLKFDPTDPAWPDRDRFVLSAGHGSMLLYALLYLTGYESMTLDQLKAFRQWGSKTPGHPEYGHTPGVETTTGPLGQGIATAVGMALAERLMNARFGDDLVDHFTYVIAGDGCLMEGISHEAISLAGHLRLNRLVVLFDDNRISIDGATSLSCSDDQAARFKASGWNVSSIDGHDPQAIAAAIRQAKASDRPSLIACRTVIGFGAPNRQGSEKVHGAPLGAEEVGKTRAALGWPYPAFDVPDAALTEWRAIGARGRDARRAWIERSRSACNGERSPFHDALNRKLPCAYTEAMATLTARFASERPKLATRQASQQVIDVIAQALPNLLGGSADLTHSNLTLAKTQVPVRPETLDGSYIHYGIREHGMAAAMNGIALHGGFIPYGGTFLSFADYSRPAIRLAALMGIRVIHVMTHDSIGLGEDGPTHQPVEHLAALRAIPNVLVFRPADAVETAEAWDCALKAETSPSILCLSRQALPTVRDGTKDNQVALGAYVLVEPDFARDVTLIATGSEVSIALEAAKLLAEAGIKAAVVSAPCFDLFRQQPSDYRAKVLGEAPRVGVEAAVEGDWAKWLGEDGEFVGMTGFGASAPADVLYHQFGITPAAVTAAAKRVSRRSN